DNA sequence from the Pseudomonadota bacterium genome:
TCTTTCTTCGGCTCCTCTGCGGTCCCGCCCGCGGCCGCCTGGGGGCCGGCCTCGGTCGAGGTCGCCTTGTACATCGCCTCGGCCATCTTGTGCGAGGCCTGGGTGAGCTCCTCCATCGTCCTCTTTATCCTGCCGGAGTCCTTCTCCTCGATGGCCTTCCTGCACGCCTCGCATGCCCCCTCGATCTTCTTCGCGTCCTCCTCGGGGACCTTGGCGCGGTTCTCCTTGAGGACCTTCTCGGTGTTGTAGACGAGGCTGTCGGCCTGGTTGCGCAGGTCGATCTCCTCGCGCCGCTTCTTGTCGTCGGCCTCGTGGGACTTCGCTTCCTTCACGAGCCTGTCGATGTCGTTCTTTTCCAGCCCGGAGCTTGCGGTTATCG
Encoded proteins:
- a CDS encoding Hsp70 family protein, producing the protein QTSVEVHVMQGEREMAGDNRTLGRFHLDGIPPAPRGIPQIEVTFDIDANGIVHVLAKDKATGKEQKITITASSGLEKNDIDRLVKEAKSHEADDKKRREEIDLRNQADSLVYNTEKVLKENRAKVPEEDAKKIEGACEACRKAIEEKDSGRIKRTMEELTQASHKMAEAMYKATSTEAGPQAAAGGTAEEPKKEEKKDEKVVDAEFEETKE